The Serratia rhizosphaerae genome has a segment encoding these proteins:
- a CDS encoding GntR family transcriptional regulator: MKSENRLETASGLHDKDESIYQALMNAIVEHQLPPGSKLPEEALSEVFGVSRTGIRKALQRLAAVQMVQLAPKRGAYVASPTAEEAKDIFRTRTLLEVANLPDVLARCQPPHLAALEAIIRDEQQAHEEHDGPAAIRLSAAFHIQLQAISANAVLTEMVTRLCQRSSLVIAAWGAPWRQGCRCNDHERLIALLRQRDLPALSAAVEQHFDHIVASLRFERAELGHPDFVRLFAAYKEQ; encoded by the coding sequence ATGAAAAGCGAAAACCGCCTGGAAACGGCGTCCGGCCTGCATGACAAGGATGAGTCCATCTATCAGGCGTTGATGAACGCCATCGTTGAACATCAGCTGCCGCCGGGCAGCAAACTGCCGGAAGAGGCGCTGTCCGAGGTGTTCGGCGTCAGCCGCACCGGTATCCGCAAGGCGCTGCAGCGGCTCGCGGCGGTGCAAATGGTGCAGCTGGCGCCCAAGCGCGGTGCATACGTCGCCAGCCCGACGGCGGAGGAGGCGAAAGATATTTTCCGCACCCGCACCCTGCTGGAGGTGGCGAACCTGCCGGACGTGCTGGCGCGCTGTCAGCCGCCGCATCTGGCGGCGCTGGAGGCGATTATCCGCGATGAGCAGCAGGCGCACGAGGAGCATGACGGCCCGGCGGCTATCCGCCTCTCCGCCGCATTCCATATTCAACTGCAGGCGATCTCCGCCAATGCGGTGTTGACCGAGATGGTGACGCGGCTGTGCCAGCGCTCCTCGCTGGTGATTGCCGCCTGGGGCGCGCCGTGGCGGCAAGGCTGCCGCTGCAATGATCATGAACGGCTGATTGCACTGCTGCGGCAGCGGGATTTACCGGCGCTCAGCGCCGCCGTCGAACAGCATTTTGACCATATTGTCGCCAGCCTGCGTTTTGAACGCGCGGAACTGGGCCATCCCGATTTTGTCCGGCTGTTCGCCGCCTATAAGGAGCAATGA
- a CDS encoding NCS1 family nucleobase:cation symporter-1, whose amino-acid sequence MPNRQTTRQGYSPRLCNEDLAPTRDQNWSWYNIFSFWMSDVHSMGGYVVAASFFTLGLASWQVLLCLLAGIGIVQLCANLVAKPSQMAGVPYAVICRQAFGVFGANIPAVIRGLIAFAWYGIQTYLAANALMLVALKFWPSLAALTADSLLGLSYLGWICFALMWLLQAMVFWHGMNAIKRFIDIAGPAVYVVMLALAGWIVYQTGPDGISFTLAGKSLTAGEQAWQMITATALVVSYFSGPLLNFGDFSRYAKNMNEVRRGNRWGLPFNFLLFSLVTVVIVSGTQSLFGHMITDPIETVSRVGNDLAVAIGLLTMITATIGINIVANFVSPAFDFSNCAPQKISFRTGGMIAAVGSVLLTPWNLFNSPELIHYTLDVLGAFVGPLFGILLADFYLIKRQQLSVDDLFNDTPAGKYWYRHGFNPKAIAALLPSVTVGVILSFIPSLHAVANFSWFIGVALGALAYRWLARDEQQAAAPRFSAKALLPKD is encoded by the coding sequence ATGCCAAACAGACAAACTACGCGTCAGGGTTACAGCCCGCGGCTGTGCAATGAGGATCTGGCGCCGACCCGCGATCAGAACTGGAGCTGGTACAATATCTTTTCGTTCTGGATGTCGGACGTGCACAGCATGGGCGGTTACGTGGTCGCCGCCAGCTTCTTTACCCTCGGGCTGGCAAGCTGGCAGGTGCTGCTGTGCCTGCTGGCGGGCATTGGCATCGTGCAGCTGTGCGCCAATCTGGTGGCGAAGCCCAGCCAGATGGCGGGCGTGCCCTATGCGGTAATCTGCCGTCAGGCGTTCGGCGTGTTCGGCGCCAATATCCCGGCGGTGATCCGCGGGCTGATCGCCTTCGCCTGGTACGGCATCCAGACCTATCTGGCGGCCAACGCGCTGATGCTGGTGGCGCTGAAGTTCTGGCCGTCGCTGGCGGCGCTCACCGCCGATTCGCTGCTCGGCCTCTCTTACCTCGGCTGGATCTGCTTTGCGCTGATGTGGCTGCTGCAGGCGATGGTGTTCTGGCACGGCATGAACGCCATCAAGCGCTTTATCGATATTGCCGGCCCGGCGGTGTACGTGGTGATGCTGGCGCTGGCGGGCTGGATTGTGTATCAGACCGGGCCTGACGGCATCTCCTTTACCCTGGCCGGCAAGTCCCTGACCGCCGGCGAGCAGGCCTGGCAGATGATTACCGCCACTGCGCTGGTGGTCTCCTACTTCTCCGGCCCGCTGCTCAACTTCGGCGACTTCTCGCGCTACGCGAAGAATATGAATGAAGTACGCCGCGGCAACCGCTGGGGTCTGCCGTTCAACTTTCTGCTGTTCTCGCTGGTGACGGTGGTGATCGTCTCCGGCACCCAGTCGCTGTTCGGCCATATGATCACCGACCCTATTGAAACGGTCAGCCGCGTCGGCAACGATCTGGCGGTGGCGATCGGCCTGCTGACCATGATCACCGCCACCATCGGCATCAATATCGTCGCCAACTTCGTTTCGCCGGCGTTCGACTTTTCCAACTGCGCGCCGCAAAAAATCAGCTTCCGCACCGGCGGCATGATCGCCGCGGTGGGATCGGTGCTGCTGACCCCGTGGAACCTGTTTAACTCACCGGAGCTGATCCACTACACGCTGGACGTGCTGGGCGCATTTGTCGGCCCGCTGTTCGGCATTCTGCTGGCGGACTTCTACCTGATTAAACGCCAGCAGCTGTCGGTGGACGACCTGTTCAACGACACGCCGGCAGGTAAATACTGGTATCGCCACGGCTTTAACCCGAAAGCCATCGCCGCCCTGCTGCCTTCCGTCACCGTCGGCGTTATCCTCAGCTTTATTCCGTCGCTGCATGCTGTCGCCAATTTCAGCTGGTTTATCGGCGTGGCGCTGGGTGCGCTGGCCTACCGCTGGCTGGCGCGCGATGAGCAGCAGGCCGCCGCGCCGCGCTTCAGCGCCAAGGCGCTGCTGCCGAAGGACTAA
- a CDS encoding WapI family immunity protein: protein MIDITSGTRHLKLTPYERLSEPEEPDYSRIMVWVEFSVPGLKTEFAAEFFVGQLEQFRKEVHGFQQALKNGIKFKDIDLSSAFEQVTLKFHQLHFAGAVGVSMVLKPEDHADSVTLEDSFDIDESYFPELLSGLEEIISWQN from the coding sequence GTGATAGATATCACAAGCGGTACCAGGCATCTTAAGTTAACGCCTTATGAAAGGTTATCTGAGCCAGAGGAGCCAGACTATAGCCGCATTATGGTGTGGGTTGAATTTTCTGTCCCCGGGCTAAAAACTGAGTTTGCAGCAGAGTTTTTTGTTGGTCAGTTGGAGCAGTTCAGGAAAGAGGTGCATGGATTCCAGCAGGCTCTGAAAAACGGAATAAAATTTAAGGATATTGATTTATCCTCGGCATTTGAGCAGGTAACGCTGAAATTTCACCAGTTACACTTTGCCGGAGCCGTTGGGGTCAGCATGGTACTGAAACCTGAAGACCATGCTGACAGCGTTACGCTTGAGGATTCCTTCGATATTGATGAGAGTTATTTTCCAGAGCTACTCTCAGGTCTGGAAGAAATCATTTCATGGCAGAATTGA